One Burkholderia sp. 9120 genomic window, GGTATAGCCGACACGCTCCGCCACCTCGATCAACCGGCTGCGGCCACGCGTCAACTCGCCCGCCGCGAGATACATCCGGTATGCCGTCAAATGCGCGATCGGCGTTTCGCCGACCAGCTCGAGAAAGCGCACGCTGAACCCCGAGCGCGACAACCCGGCCGCCGTCGCGAGATTCGCCACCGTCCACGCCTTCGCGGGCGTCCGATGGATCAGCGCCATCGCCTGACCGATCTGCGGATCGGCCATGCCGCGCAACCAGCCGGTATGCCCGCCGGTGCTGCTCGACAGATGCGCGCGCAGCAGATGAATGAACAGCACGTCGGCAAGACGCGCGGCGGCCATCGCCCAGCCGGGCTGCGCCGCCATCGATTCCTGAATGAAGCTGGTCAAGGTATTGGCAAGCCACGGCGCGATTGCGGCATCGCCGGAACGAATGTGAATCAGTGGCGGCAGCATGCCGAGAAAAGGATTGCGCATCGACTCGCGAAACACGACGATGCCCGTGTACAACTCGCTCAACGC contains:
- a CDS encoding AraC family transcriptional regulator, whose translation is MDLLSDVLSDLRADTVVTGRFSLAAPWAFNKPAVAGAPFRTCSGNPFYIVVKGMQPVRVEPGDFVLLPHGHEHVMCSALDEVPVPFDELMASQGIEPRFDTPLAFSAGGEGALSELYTGIVVFRESMRNPFLGMLPPLIHIRSGDAAIAPWLANTLTSFIQESMAAQPGWAMAAARLADVLFIHLLRAHLSSSTGGHTGWLRGMADPQIGQAMALIHRTPAKAWTVANLATAAGLSRSGFSVRFLELVGETPIAHLTAYRMYLAAGELTRGRSRLIEVAERVGYTSEKAFARAFRRWAGMPPRAYVKSAPDPLDLERRGGR